One region of Eretmochelys imbricata isolate rEreImb1 chromosome 2, rEreImb1.hap1, whole genome shotgun sequence genomic DNA includes:
- the XCR1 gene encoding chemokine XC receptor 1, protein MGESDYYLNSSSDDYEEYGNFSYFNNSSNVCEMDDLHTFGAHLTTILYSLAFVLSLLGNSLVLWILMKYENLASLTNIFIMNLCISDLVFSCVLPFWIVYHLHGWIFGDFLCKAVNTVFSISYYSGIIFLTIMTILRYLAVVNPLSALSTQTRQCGIQVSLAIWGASMLVVVPEMIFTQVQIDLDDFRTCDYTDLHWKRVDIYQRNVFFLFSFVVIVFCYVKILQILLRTRSHRKHRTVRLIFTIVAAFFLSWAPYNILCFLQTLPAHYIFLNCEIQKNIAYAFYISRKIAFSHCCLNPVLYVFVGVKFRRHLMHLCNYLCPFNNGKISSPRIYSHGKFHYEDNSIY, encoded by the coding sequence ATGGGTGAATCCGACTATTACTTAAACTCGTCTTCAGACGACTATGAAGAGTATGGGAACTTCAGTTATTTTAACAACTCTAGTAATGTGTGTGAAATGGATGACCTCCACACATTTGGTGCTCATCTCACCACCATTCTGTACTCGCTGGCTTTTGTTCTTAGCCTGCTAGGAAATAGTTTGGTGTTATGGATCCTAATGAAGTATGAAAACCTTGCATCTTTAACAAACATCTTCATCATGAACCTTTGCATCTCTGACCTGGTCTTCTCTTGCGTGCTGCCCTTCTGGATCGTGTATCATTTGCATGGATGGATTTTTGGTGATTTCCTCTGCAAGGCTGTGAATACTGTTTTCTCCATCAGCTACTACAGTGGTATTATTTTTTTGACCATAATGACTATTCTCCGGTACTTGGCAGTGGTGAACCCCTTGTCAGCCTTGAGTACTCAGACACGCCAGTGTGGCATTCAGGTGAGCTTGGCCATTTGGGGTGCTAGCATGTTAGTTGTGGTTCCTGAGATGATTTTCACCCAAGTGCAAATTGATCTGGATGATTTCAGGACCTGTGATTACACTGACTTACATTGGAAAAGGGTAGACATTTATCAGCGAAATGTcttctttctcttttcatttGTTGTTATTGTATTTTGTTATGTCAAGATACTACAAATTCTGCTCAGAACAAGATCTCACAGGAAGCACAGAACTGTGAGACTCATCTTTACCATTGTGGCAGCTTTTTTCCTGAGTTGGGCACCTTATAATATACTCTGTTTcctgcaaactttgccagctCATTACATCTTTCTGAACTGTGAGATCCAAAAGAACATTGCATATGCCTTCTACATCAGCCGCAAAATTGCCTTTTCCCACTGCTGCCTTAACCCTGTGCTCTACGTATTTGTTGGGGTCAAATTCAGAAGACATTTGATGCACCTGTGCAATTACCTCTGCCCATTCAACAATGGGAAAATCTCCAGCCCCAGGATTTATTCTCATGGCAAATTCCACTATGAAGATAATTCCATTTACTGA